In Electrophorus electricus isolate fEleEle1 chromosome 14, fEleEle1.pri, whole genome shotgun sequence, a single window of DNA contains:
- the aarsd1 gene encoding alanyl-tRNA editing protein Aarsd1 isoform X1 — protein sequence MAFQCQRDSYMKEFVTSVVSCLPAEIKLESNGKREKVTGFNVVLKDTILFPEGGGQPDDHGTIESWPVLQVTRQGPEALHFITSALTQGQEVLLKVDWERRFDHMQQHSGQHLITALADSMFEYKTTSWELGRHRSSIELDTATVKPGEMEALESVVNEKIRAHIPVSVQFLSIDDPAVEKVRSRGLPDDHAGPIRIIDIEGVDANMCCGTHVSNLSHLQVIKILGTEKGKKNKTNLIFLAGNRVLKYAEKSYITEKSLTALLKTMPEEHVDAVDKIQKTMKRLQKSNLTILRNMAVLIAQNFKSQPDRGSFFSLHNKDGDNEFMNIIANEIGFQDTVIFLTVGEEKGAGLFLIAGPEDIIAALGPQVSELLQGKGSGKGGRFQGKANSLAKRAEAEALVQECSRRHSAGEE from the exons ATGGCTTTCCAGTGTCAGAGGGATAGTTATATGAAAGAA TTTGTCACGTCGGTGGTGTCCTGCTTACCTGCCGAAATTAAACTGGAGAGCAACgggaagagagaaaaggtgacGGGTTTCAACGTGGTACTAAAAGATACGATCCTATTCCCCGAAGGAGGAGGTCAG CCTGATGACCATGGCACAATTGAAAGTTGGCCGGTTCTGCAAGTCACAAGACAGGGGCCAGAGGCACTACACTTCATCACCTCTGCATTAACGCAAGGGCAGGAGGTCCTATTGAAGGTGGACTGGGAGCGCAGGTTTGACCACATGCAGCAGCATTCAG ggCAACATCTGATCACTGCCTTGGCAGACTCAATGTTTGAGTACAAAACTACCTCATG GGAGTTGGGCAGACACCGCAGCAGTATTGAACTGGACACAGCCACTGTAAAACCAGGAGAGATGGAAGCCTTGGAGTCAGTAGTCAATGAGAAGATTCGTGCTCACATCCCAGTTTCTGTGCAGTTTCTGTCTATAGACGATCCTGCAGtggaaaag GTAAGAAGCAGGGGTCTCCCAGATGACCACGCAGGGCCCATCAGGATTATTGATATTGAGGGCGTAGATGCCAACATGTGTTGCGGAACCCATGTGTCCAATCTGAGTCATCTGCAG GTGATTAAGATTCTGGGGACAGAGAAGGGGAAGAAGAATAAGACCAACTTAATTTTCCTAGCTGGAAACAGAGTATTGAAGTATGCTGAGAAGAGCTACATCACTGAGAAGTCCTTGACAGCCCTCTTGAA AACCATGCCAGAGGAGCATGTTGATGCAGTGGACAAAATCCAAAAAACAATGAAGCGTCTTCAGAAG AGTAACCTCACTATCCTACGCAACATGGCCGTATTGATAGCTCAGAACTTCAAGAGCCAACCGGACAGAGGCAGTTTCTTCAGCTTGCAcaa TAAAGATGGTGACAATGAGTTCATGAATATCATTGCCAATGAAATTGGCTTTCAg GACACAGTCATTTTCCTGACCGtaggagaagagaagggagcAGGGCTCTTCCTGATTGCGGGGCCTGAGGATATCATAGCCGCGTTGGGGCCACA GGTGTCCGAGCTGCTGCAGGGAAAAGGCTCTGGAAAGGGCGGCCGTTTCCAAGGTAAAGCCAACAGCTTGGCCAAGCGGGCAGAGGCCGAAGCCCTTGTGCAGGAGTGTAGCCGCAGACATAGTGCAGGAGAAGAGTGA
- the aarsd1 gene encoding alanyl-tRNA editing protein Aarsd1 isoform X2, translating into MAFQCQRDSYMKEFVTSVVSCLPAEIKLESNGKREKVTGFNVVLKDTILFPEGGGQPDDHGTIESWPVLQVTRQGPEALHFITSALTQGQEVLLKVDWERRFDHMQQHSGQHLITALADSMFEYKTTSWELGRHRSSIELDTATVKPGEMEALESVVNEKIRAHIPVSVQFLSIDDPAVEKVIKILGTEKGKKNKTNLIFLAGNRVLKYAEKSYITEKSLTALLKTMPEEHVDAVDKIQKTMKRLQKSNLTILRNMAVLIAQNFKSQPDRGSFFSLHNKDGDNEFMNIIANEIGFQDTVIFLTVGEEKGAGLFLIAGPEDIIAALGPQVSELLQGKGSGKGGRFQGKANSLAKRAEAEALVQECSRRHSAGEE; encoded by the exons ATGGCTTTCCAGTGTCAGAGGGATAGTTATATGAAAGAA TTTGTCACGTCGGTGGTGTCCTGCTTACCTGCCGAAATTAAACTGGAGAGCAACgggaagagagaaaaggtgacGGGTTTCAACGTGGTACTAAAAGATACGATCCTATTCCCCGAAGGAGGAGGTCAG CCTGATGACCATGGCACAATTGAAAGTTGGCCGGTTCTGCAAGTCACAAGACAGGGGCCAGAGGCACTACACTTCATCACCTCTGCATTAACGCAAGGGCAGGAGGTCCTATTGAAGGTGGACTGGGAGCGCAGGTTTGACCACATGCAGCAGCATTCAG ggCAACATCTGATCACTGCCTTGGCAGACTCAATGTTTGAGTACAAAACTACCTCATG GGAGTTGGGCAGACACCGCAGCAGTATTGAACTGGACACAGCCACTGTAAAACCAGGAGAGATGGAAGCCTTGGAGTCAGTAGTCAATGAGAAGATTCGTGCTCACATCCCAGTTTCTGTGCAGTTTCTGTCTATAGACGATCCTGCAGtggaaaag GTGATTAAGATTCTGGGGACAGAGAAGGGGAAGAAGAATAAGACCAACTTAATTTTCCTAGCTGGAAACAGAGTATTGAAGTATGCTGAGAAGAGCTACATCACTGAGAAGTCCTTGACAGCCCTCTTGAA AACCATGCCAGAGGAGCATGTTGATGCAGTGGACAAAATCCAAAAAACAATGAAGCGTCTTCAGAAG AGTAACCTCACTATCCTACGCAACATGGCCGTATTGATAGCTCAGAACTTCAAGAGCCAACCGGACAGAGGCAGTTTCTTCAGCTTGCAcaa TAAAGATGGTGACAATGAGTTCATGAATATCATTGCCAATGAAATTGGCTTTCAg GACACAGTCATTTTCCTGACCGtaggagaagagaagggagcAGGGCTCTTCCTGATTGCGGGGCCTGAGGATATCATAGCCGCGTTGGGGCCACA GGTGTCCGAGCTGCTGCAGGGAAAAGGCTCTGGAAAGGGCGGCCGTTTCCAAGGTAAAGCCAACAGCTTGGCCAAGCGGGCAGAGGCCGAAGCCCTTGTGCAGGAGTGTAGCCGCAGACATAGTGCAGGAGAAGAGTGA